The following DNA comes from Tunturibacter psychrotolerans.
GGACGTGTAGACGGGGCGGTCGCAAAAGGCCAGGAAAGCTGAGAGTGCCGTGTTGACGATGTCTGCCAGGACCAGGTAGGGAAGCATGATCCAGCCGGGGTAGCGCGAGCTGGTGGGCCAGGGGCGGATGAGCGGCCACCAGAAGAGGATCGATGTTGTGAGGAAGCAGATGTGTTCGAACTCGTGCCAGTGTTCGTGCTCGAGCGCGAAGTCGTAGGCGGCGGGGAGGTGCCAGGCAAGGAAGGTGAGGTTCATCGCGAGCCACGCGACAACCGGTTTGGTGAAGAAGTGTCCGAGGTTGCGGAGCCACTTCATGCGCAGGAATGGGGCGAGCAGGCGCACGGTGATGACGTGAGGAATGCCGCGGAGGAGAGGGACCTGAGGGTAGCCGAGGAGGAGAAGCGGCGGGACGAAGGACATCAGGAGCAGATGCTCAACCATGTGGGCGCTGAGGAGCGCGTCGGCGAAGCCATCCATGGGTGAGGCGATGGAGACCCAGATGGTAGCGATGCCGAGATTGAAGGTGACGAGGCGCCAGGTTGGGAAGAGCGCGGGTCTTGTCTTGCGGATGGCGTACCAGCCGCGCGTGTAGAGGATGGCGGTGAGCAACAGCGCCGTTGTGAGGAAGATCGGGGGGGACCAATCGTCGAAGATGGCCCGGTATTCAGGAGACATTAGGGTAAGGATAGATCGAAGCTGGGACGCGTGCTGTGTGCGGTCGGGTTGAGATGACTGGAGTTCGAAGACCGCTGGCCCTGCGAGTGGGCGATTCACGATGAGACTGTGAATCGCTTCGCTCGGGACGACGGTTTTTGTTTGTGGCTGAGATTATTGGTTATTCGTTGGAGGCGTGGCTGTAGCGGCTGAGACGACGCGGCGGGAGGCATCGACGGCGGGTTGGAGATCGTGGCCGTGCAGGGTAGTGAGGAACTTGACGAGCGCGGTGGTTTCGGAGGGGCTGAGGGCGTTGCCGTAAGCGGGCATGTTGCCGTCGCCTTGCAGGACCTGACGGATGATCTGGTCTTCGGTCATGTGGGCGGCGACGGCGTCGAGTGCGGGACCGCGGAGGCCGCCTTCACCACCGATGGAGTGGCAGTTGCGACACTGTTTGTACTGCAGGACGATTGCGCCTTCGCGTTCGAGCGGGGTGCGGTTGTGGAGGTAGGACACAGGGGTAGGATCGCTGGTCCAGGCGTTCATGATGGGACTCCACGGCGTGTAGGTGCCGAGGTGAGTGAAGACGCCGAGCGAGACCGCGATGACGCTGACTATGAGGACTGCGGCAGGACGGCGGGAGACGTGCTTTTCGCCTTCTCCCGAGAGAAGTGGGAGCAAGATGAGAGCTGCGATGCCGATAACCGGCATGATGAAGAGGACTGGGGTTTCGAGGGCAGGTGGGAGATAGGCGAGAACGGCGTAGAGCCAGAGGAAGAAGTAGTCAGGCTTGGGGGCTGTCTCGATGATGGTGGGGTCGGGCTGGCCGGATGGGCCGAAGGGACCGAACCAGAGAGCGCAGGCAATGACGGCGCACATGATGGCTGCGGCGAAGATGGCGTCTTTCCAGGCGGCGTCGGGGACGAAGGGGATGCCGGTTTTCTTTTCGAGCTCGTGGTAGTCGTTGAGGTAGGTTTTTTTGCTGACGAGTCGGCCGGGCATGGGATAGTCGTTGATGCCGAGACGCAGGACCATCCAGACGTGCATGCCGACCATGGCGATCAGGATGCCGGGGATAACGAAGACGTGGAGGGCGAAGAATCGTGAGAGCGTGGTGCCGGCGATGATGGGGCCGCCGAGCATAAGGCCTACGAGAGGGCCGCCGATGAGCGGGACGCGGCTGAGGATTGATGCGCCGATCCCGAGGCCCCAGTAGGCGTCCTGATCGAAGCGCAGAACCTGGCCGGTGAAGGCCATGCCGAGGGTGAGGAGAAGGAGAAAGACGCCGATGATCCAGGTGAGTTCGCGGGGGAATTTATAGGCGCCGAAGAGGAAGACCTGCACCATGTGGATGAGGACGATCGCGACCATGAAGTCCGAGCCCCAGCCGTGCATTGCACGGAGGAACCAGCCGAGGTGGACGTTGTGGTCGAGGAACTGGAGGCTGTTCCAAGCGTTGCTGGCGGTCGGGGCGTAGACGAGCGCGAGAAGAACGCCGGTCATGACCTGGAGGACGAAGACGACGGTTGCGGCGCTGCCAAAGACATACCACCAACTGGCGGTGTTGTTGGGGACCTCGTGTTCGGCGACTTCGATGAGGGGCGTGCCGAGTCCGAGGCGGGCTTCGAACCAGTTGTAGAGATCGATGCCGCGTTGCTTTAAGTCTGGCATGAGCTGCACCTCGGCTGGGGTTGATCGATCGCGGAGAGTTTGGCTGCGGAACTGCCTTTGATCTTTGTTTCGATCTGGGTAAGAGGATTGACGTTCTTTGCTTCGTTGGCAAGGGTTGGCATTCTGCCGGCGCTGATCATGAGGGTGCCGTTCGAGACCTTGTGCTGGTACTCGAAGAGGCCGCGTTCGGGTGGACCGGAGGCGCGGGAGCCGTCGGCGTAATAGGCGCCGCCGTGGCAGGGGCAGAGGAAGAGTTTGGACTGGGCGAACCAGCGGACGGGGCAGCCGAGGTGAGCGCAGTTGATGGCGAAGACCTGGAAGGTGTCGCCAGAGACGCGACGGACCCAGGCAGGGATGTCGCCGGTTTGGCCGTCCCAGTCGGTGGTGATGGGGTTGCGATAGCTGACGAGGCGAGTCTCGCCTTCGGGGAAATCTGAGAGAGGGCCGAGGTTGATCCAGGAGTTGTCGGTTGAAGTTTTCTTCAACGCGGGGCCGAGGAGGTAGCCGACGATTGGAATGGCAAGGACGACGCCGACTGCCCCATTGACCACTAGAGCGAGCTTGAAGAGGAAGGCGCGACGCGAGTGGCCTGCGGCAATGCTCGGGTCTTTCACTGGTTCTGTAGGCTCGGTCATGGCGTGATCGGTTTGTGGGAGCTGTTCACTGGGTATCATGGCTTCCTGCTCCTGCGGTGCACTTCATTCTCTCTGTCTTTCATGGTTGGTATGAGTGATACGGCTGGCCTGGTTCGGCGATTCGTTTGGAGGCTAACCATGCGACGATGTCGGTGATCTGCTGGTCGGTGAGGGGCTGCGTGGCGACTGAGCGCCAGTCTGGCATGCCCTCGTCGGGACGGCCGGCGATGGTGATGCTGCGAAGATCCTGATTGCTGATGAGAGCGAGATAGGACGGGTTGACGATGGAGCCGAGTTTGCCGGCGCCGGTTTTGGGATCGCCTGAGGTGCCTTCTCCGTCTGCTCCGTGGCAACGTGCGCAGGCTGCTGTGTAGGCTTGCTGACCGTGGTCGGCGATGGGGGATAACGTGGCTGCGTAGGGCGGAGGATTTGCTCCCGCGAGAACGTCTGGTGTGCCCCATTGTCGGAGGAGGCCCTGGGCGATGACGGAGACCTGGCGATCGGTCAGTGAGCCACCGGAGCTTTTGGCGAAGGCAGGCATTAGGCCGCCTGCGACGCCTTTGGCGACGGTCTGTTGGATGGTGGGCTCTCCGGCAACGGCGAGGTAGACGGGGTTAGCGAGAGAGATGGCTGCACCGTTTTTGCCGTTGGCTCCGTGGCAGGCCGCGCAGTTGTTTTTGTAGAGCGTTGCGAAGTCGAGAACTTCGTCGGGACGAATGACTTCGGGGCCTGGTCCGGGGCGACCGGGGATGCGGCTGCAGCCGGTGGTGGCGATACAGGCAGCCGATAGCATGAGGGTGCCGAACACTGCGAGTCTGTGAGGGGCTGATCTCATTTGTTTTTGCTCATAGTTCGTCGTCTTTCGTGAGAGGTTGATCGCTGTGAATACCCGCGCGAACGGCGAATGGGAGAGCTCGGAACTGTGGAGTGCGCACCTTGACCTGCAGGTTGACGATGAAGCCGCAGACGAGACCGAAGGCGATCTGTGAGATGACAAACCACAGCCAGTTGATGCGTTCGTTGAGGACGGGGCTGATGATTCCGAGGGCCGAGTAGAGGATGCCGGTCCAGAGTAGGGGGGCGACGAAGCCGGCGGTCAGGATCGGCTTTCTGGGGAACATCGGCAGCATGGCTCCGTAGAGAAGACCGATGAGAACCGAGGTGAAGGCGTGAATGCCGGTGGCCGCGAGAAGCCCTTCGAGGTGAAACTGGCAGAGGAAGGCGGTGGTCTCAGAGGCCCAGCTAACGAAGCCACCTGCCGCCAGGAGATTTACTGCGTACCAGATGCTGTGATATTTGAGGAGACCGAAGAGGGCTGCGGGAACGATCATTGCAAGGCCTCCGACGATGCCACCCTTGATGCCGGAGACAACGCTGAAAGTTTCGACCGGTAACATCTGGCGATGACTCGCACTGACGGGAAGCTGTTCGCGGGTGGTGCGGGTGCTCGAGATCTTCATGACGCCGGTTTGAACGGGGACGGCGACGTGAAGCTCGTGCGGAAAGATGTCGAAGAACCATCCGACAATGGCTCGCAGTGTAAGGATCAGTCCCAGGAGGCTGATGACCCAATGTGTGACCATGCCGGTGATCATCAGGGCGACGCCTAGTGCGAGCACCATGGGCCAGGGTGTCGGCGCCGGGAGGATGACGGTGTCGGATCGGTGCTCGTGTTCGTGGCCCTGCGTGGACTGTGCTTCCTGCATCGTGCTCCTCCTTTGCTGTAGTTATCTGCCTAAAACGTAGACGACGAGAAATACGACGATCCAGACAGCGTCGACAAAGTGCCAGTAGAGGGAGAGAACTTCGAGTTTTTCCGAATGCTCCTCCTTGACGCGACCTGCGAGAGATAACACGAGAGTGAGAGAGAGCATGATAAGACCGACTACTACGTGGGTCGCGTGTAGACCGACCAGAGAGTAGTAGGTGGTGCCGAAGAGGTTGGTCTTAATGGTGAGGCCTTCGTCGTGAATGAGGTGATACCACTCTTTTGCCGTAGTGGCCAGAAAGATGGTTCCCAACAGGACGGTGATTCCGAGATGGAGTGTGGTGCCGCGATAGTTCTCTTTACGCAGAGAGCTGACGGCAAGGTGAACGAAGATGCTGCTCGAGAGCAGACAGATGGTGCCGAGAATGGGAAGCTCGAGTACCTGCGCGGGGGTTGGGCCGCTGAGGCTCTTGCCGATGTAGTAGATATAGGCGACGACAAAGATGATGAAGATCGCGGATTCGGCGATGATGAGGCATGCCATACCGACGTTGCCGCGGTAAGGCAACTTCCATGGGGTTTCGATTGGGCCATCGATTGGGATTCTGCTTGCTGTTGTGATGGTCGTCATTTATTCGTAGTCCGTGTCTGGATCTTCAGGGTGCTTCAGATCCCATAG
Coding sequences within:
- a CDS encoding cytochrome c oxidase subunit 3 — encoded protein: MTTITTASRIPIDGPIETPWKLPYRGNVGMACLIIAESAIFIIFVVAYIYYIGKSLSGPTPAQVLELPILGTICLLSSSIFVHLAVSSLRKENYRGTTLHLGITVLLGTIFLATTAKEWYHLIHDEGLTIKTNLFGTTYYSLVGLHATHVVVGLIMLSLTLVLSLAGRVKEEHSEKLEVLSLYWHFVDAVWIVVFLVVYVLGR
- a CDS encoding cytochrome c oxidase subunit 4, with amino-acid sequence MQEAQSTQGHEHEHRSDTVILPAPTPWPMVLALGVALMITGMVTHWVISLLGLILTLRAIVGWFFDIFPHELHVAVPVQTGVMKISSTRTTREQLPVSASHRQMLPVETFSVVSGIKGGIVGGLAMIVPAALFGLLKYHSIWYAVNLLAAGGFVSWASETTAFLCQFHLEGLLAATGIHAFTSVLIGLLYGAMLPMFPRKPILTAGFVAPLLWTGILYSALGIISPVLNERINWLWFVISQIAFGLVCGFIVNLQVKVRTPQFRALPFAVRAGIHSDQPLTKDDEL
- a CDS encoding cytochrome c oxidase assembly protein; translated protein: MSPEYRAIFDDWSPPIFLTTALLLTAILYTRGWYAIRKTRPALFPTWRLVTFNLGIATIWVSIASPMDGFADALLSAHMVEHLLLMSFVPPLLLLGYPQVPLLRGIPHVITVRLLAPFLRMKWLRNLGHFFTKPVVAWLAMNLTFLAWHLPAAYDFALEHEHWHEFEHICFLTTSILFWWPLIRPWPTSSRYPGWIMLPYLVLADIVNTALSAFLAFCDRPVYTSYVERPNPFHIDPIADQRAGAVIMWVLGSLIFLVPAVFVTFRLLHQEKTRRA
- a CDS encoding c-type cytochrome, whose translation is MRSAPHRLAVFGTLMLSAACIATTGCSRIPGRPGPGPEVIRPDEVLDFATLYKNNCAACHGANGKNGAAISLANPVYLAVAGEPTIQQTVAKGVAGGLMPAFAKSSGGSLTDRQVSVIAQGLLRQWGTPDVLAGANPPPYAATLSPIADHGQQAYTAACARCHGADGEGTSGDPKTGAGKLGSIVNPSYLALISNQDLRSITIAGRPDEGMPDWRSVATQPLTDQQITDIVAWLASKRIAEPGQPYHSYQP
- a CDS encoding ubiquinol-cytochrome c reductase iron-sulfur subunit, which translates into the protein MIPSEQLPQTDHAMTEPTEPVKDPSIAAGHSRRAFLFKLALVVNGAVGVVLAIPIVGYLLGPALKKTSTDNSWINLGPLSDFPEGETRLVSYRNPITTDWDGQTGDIPAWVRRVSGDTFQVFAINCAHLGCPVRWFAQSKLFLCPCHGGAYYADGSRASGPPERGLFEYQHKVSNGTLMISAGRMPTLANEAKNVNPLTQIETKIKGSSAAKLSAIDQPQPRCSSCQT
- a CDS encoding cytochrome b N-terminal domain-containing protein; the encoded protein is MPDLKQRGIDLYNWFEARLGLGTPLIEVAEHEVPNNTASWWYVFGSAATVVFVLQVMTGVLLALVYAPTASNAWNSLQFLDHNVHLGWFLRAMHGWGSDFMVAIVLIHMVQVFLFGAYKFPRELTWIIGVFLLLLTLGMAFTGQVLRFDQDAYWGLGIGASILSRVPLIGGPLVGLMLGGPIIAGTTLSRFFALHVFVIPGILIAMVGMHVWMVLRLGINDYPMPGRLVSKKTYLNDYHELEKKTGIPFVPDAAWKDAIFAAAIMCAVIACALWFGPFGPSGQPDPTIIETAPKPDYFFLWLYAVLAYLPPALETPVLFIMPVIGIAALILLPLLSGEGEKHVSRRPAAVLIVSVIAVSLGVFTHLGTYTPWSPIMNAWTSDPTPVSYLHNRTPLEREGAIVLQYKQCRNCHSIGGEGGLRGPALDAVAAHMTEDQIIRQVLQGDGNMPAYGNALSPSETTALVKFLTTLHGHDLQPAVDASRRVVSAATATPPTNNQ